GCTTGTTCAAGCAAGGTATAGGTGCCGACAATATTAGTTTGGATAAACTCCCCGGGGCCATCGATGGAGCGATCAACATGGGACTCTGCGGCCAGATGCATCACCAGGCCTGGCTGGTGTTGGTTGAATACACGTTTTAATTCTACTGCGTCGCAAATATCCACCTGTTCAAACGCATATCGCGGGTTGTTTTCGATGCTTGCGAGCGATTCTAGGTTACCCGCGTAGGTGAGCTTATCGACATTCACCACTGAATAGTCGGTGTCGTTAATGATATGGCGCACAACCGCCGAGCCGATAAAACCGGCACCGCCGGTGATAAGGATTGTTAATTTTTGGTTATCAATATTTGCTTGCATTTTTATTCTACCGTCACTGATTTGGTGAGATTACGCGGTCTATCGACATCGGTGCCTTTGGTGAGGGCGAGGTATTGTTTTAACGCTCGGTCGATACTTTCTTGGACGAACCGTACCCGTTAGTATCTCAATCACATCTAAGCTAGATTAGCACTTGTAGTAGCTTTTATACCAATTCACAAACTTGCCAATACCCTCTTCGATGCTGGTGCTGGGTTTGAAGCCGGTGTCTTTTGTTAGTTCGTCTACATCAGCATAGGTAATGGGTACATCTCCGGGTTGCATGGGCAAGAGGTTTTCGTTGGCTTTTTTGCCGGTGGCGGTTTCTATGGCGGTGATAAATCGGCGCAGGGTGACGGGTTGGTTGTTGCCTATGTTGTAGATTTTGTAGGGTGCGCTGGCGTTGGTGATTTTGTTCGTCATACCGGTTGTTTCTGTTGTCATCCCGGCGTAGGCCGGGATCTCTGGAGATCCTGAATCAAGTTCAGGATGACGAGCTTTTAGTTCAGAGTGACTTACTGGTGGGCGTTCCATGACGCGGGTGATGCCTTCTACGATGTCGTCGATGTAGGTAAAGTCGCGTTGCATGTCGCCGTTGTTGAAGACGTCAATGGTTTGGCCTTTGAGTATTTTTTTGGTGAAAGAGAAGTACGCCATGTCTGGGCGGCCCATTGGGCCGTAAACGGTAAAAAACCTTAAGCCTGTGGTTGGGATGTTGTAAAGGTGGCTGTAGGTGTGTGCCATGAGTTCATTGGATTTTTTGGTGGCGGCATATAAGCTGATGGGGTAATCCACTCGGTCTGCTGTGCTAAAGGGTTGTTTGATGTTCATGCCGTATACCGAGCTTGAGCTGGCATAAACCAGGTGTTTGATTTTGCTGTGGCGACAGCCTTCTAGGATATTGACAAAGCCAGCTAGGTTGGAATCCACGTAGGCGTGCGGGTTTTCAATTGAGTAGCGCACGCCCGCTTGTGCGCCAAGGTTAACAACGATATCGAAGGCGTTGTCTTTAAATAGGGCTTGTATCCCTGCGCGGTCGGCAAGGTCGAGTTTTAGAAAGGTTAGGTTTTGGTGGGTGTGCGGATTCGGCTGGAGATTCCGGCCTTCGCCGGAATGACGGGAACTTTCGCCGGAATGACCTGTTTTTTGCGTTATATCTAAACCCAGGGCGTTTAGGCGGTCGAGTTTGAGCTGTGGGTCGTAGTAATCGTTTAGGTTGTCTATGCCGACGATGTTGTGGCCGAAGGGTTTTAGGGCTTGGATGAGGTGAAAACCAATAAAACCAGCGGCGCCGGTTATTAGAATGTTTAGTTTTTGATTTTTGATGTTTAATTGCATGTGTTTTATTTCTTTGTTTAACTTATTGATTTTTAGGAATAGTTTCTTAAGATGCGTTCAAGTTGATTGACGCTTTCTTGATGAATTTGTGGATGCGTTTGCGCTACAACACTGTCCACAATAGCTATGTTTGCAGTGAATATTTTACTGGGTCTAATGTAACTAAGTTGGATCAATTGGCCTTGTGTAAAGTCTTGTTGGCGTAATTCAATGGCGTTTGGGTCGGCATAAGCTTTACTTGTTATTTGGCAAAGGATTATATCGTCCTTAGGCAGAACAGCTAATACGAAAGCGGGTCTTTTCTTTGACCCGCTTAAATCAGAAAATGGAAAATGCACAAATACGACGCTTCCTATTGATAGGCTGCCCATGCTTTATCCTCTTCAGGGTTAAGCCAATCTTTAGCTAGCGCCTGTTCACTAAGTAGCATGGCTTCATTATCTAGCTGTTTTGCTTGGCTTTGATGAGCGTATTTTGCTTTTATAAATAAAAAGAAATCTTTAACTTCTTGCTGAGCATGTTCAGGTAATGTTTGCCATTCTTTAGTTGAAATTGTTTCAATCATTTTTGGCTCCTTAGTTTTCTAGATATCATTCAGTCTTTTCCGAACAGGTCTCTAGTATACACCTTGTCTTTTACGTCTTGTATGTCATCCGTTAGGCGGTTGGCGATAATGACGTCGCTTTGGGCTTTGAAGTCGTTCAGGTCGCTGATGACGTTTGAGTGGAAGAATTCGGTTGCGCCCTGCTCGGTTAAAACTGGCTCGTAAATAACGATTGGGATGCCTTTGGCTTTGATGCGTTTCATCACACCTTGGATGGCGCTGGCGCGGAAGTTGTCGCTGCCTTGTTTCATGACGAGGCGATAGATGCCTACTTTGGGGGCTGGAGATCCTGAAACGAGTTCAGGATGACGTTCGGTTTGTTCAGGGTGGCTTTCGGTTAGTTTTTTTATCACTTGGTCGGCGATAAAGTCTTTGCGGGTGGTGTTGGAATCGACTATGGCTTGGATTAGGTTTTGTGGCACATCTTGGTAGTTAGCCAGTAACTGTTTGGTGTCTTTGGGCAAACAATAACCACCATAGCCAAAGCTTGGGTTGTTGTAGTGGTCGCCGATGCGTGGATCAAGGCCGACGCCTTCAATGACTTGTTTGGTGCTGAGGCCATGGGTTTCACAATAAGTATCGAGTTCGTTGAAGTAGGACACACGCAGGGCTAGGAAGGTGTTGGAAAATAACTTAATGGCTTCAGCTTCGGTGGCGTCGGTGAACAATACTTGGATTTCGTTTTCTGGTTTTTGCGCCCCTTCAACGAGTAGATTGGCAAAGGTTTGCGCGCGCTCGGATTGCTCGCCCATGACGATGCGCGATGGGTGCAGGTTGTCCCA
The nucleotide sequence above comes from Thiomicrospira sp. R3. Encoded proteins:
- a CDS encoding nucleotide sugar dehydrogenase, yielding MKIAVAGTGYVGLSLAVLLAQHHEVVALDIVPEKIDLLNNKQSPIIDAEIEDFLANKPLNLTATLDKHQAYQNADFVVIATPTDYDTETNTFNTKSVEAVIADVLAINPQAIMIIKSTVPVGYTQSVKQKFARHSGEGTRHSGEGTRHSGEGSRHSGLDSESSEMLKQVQHDLDSVQHDNKVPNILFSPEFLREGKALWDNLHPSRIVMGEQSERAQTFANLLVEGAQKPENEIQVLFTDATEAEAIKLFSNTFLALRVSYFNELDTYCETHGLSTKQVIEGVGLDPRIGDHYNNPSFGYGGYCLPKDTKQLLANYQDVPQNLIQAIVDSNTTRKDFIADQVIKKLTESHPEQTERHPELVSGSPAPKVGIYRLVMKQGSDNFRASAIQGVMKRIKAKGIPIVIYEPVLTEQGATEFFHSNVISDLNDFKAQSDVIIANRLTDDIQDVKDKVYTRDLFGKD
- a CDS encoding NAD-dependent epimerase, which translates into the protein MQLNIKNQKLNILITGAAGFIGFHLIQALKPFGHNIVGIDNLNDYYDPQLKLDRLNALGLDITQKTGHSGESSRHSGEGRNLQPNPHTHQNLTFLKLDLADRAGIQALFKDNAFDIVVNLGAQAGVRYSIENPHAYVDSNLAGFVNILEGCRHSKIKHLVYASSSSVYGMNIKQPFSTADRVDYPISLYAATKKSNELMAHTYSHLYNIPTTGLRFFTVYGPMGRPDMAYFSFTKKILKGQTIDVFNNGDMQRDFTYIDDIVEGITRVMERPPVSHSELKARHPELDSGSPEIPAYAGMTTETTGMTNKITNASAPYKIYNIGNNQPVTLRRFITAIETATGKKANENLLPMQPGDVPITYADVDELTKDTGFKPSTSIEEGIGKFVNWYKSYYKC